The Streptomyces sp. NBC_00344 genome includes a window with the following:
- the eno gene encoding phosphopyruvate hydratase, giving the protein MLVPSIDVVVAREILDSRGNPTVEVEVGLDDGSTGRAAVPSGASTGAFEAIELRDGDPNRYQGKGVEKAVLAVIEQIGPELVGYDATEQRLIDQAMFDLDATDNKGSLGANAILGVSLAVAHAASEASDLPLFRYLGGPNAHLLPVPMMNILNGGSHADSNVDIQEFMIAPIGAESFSEALRWGAEVYHTLKKVLKGKGLATGLGDEGGFAPNLDSNRAALDLIIEAIKEAGYVPGKDIALALDVAASEFYKDGLYEFEGKSRSAAEMTEYYEELVAAYPLVSIEDPLFEDDWAGWNVLTEKLGSKIQIVGDDLFVTNPERLARGIEENSANALLVKVNQIGSLTETLDAVELAQRNGFKCMMSHRSGETEDVTIADLAVATNCGQIKTGAPARSERVAKYNQLLRIEEILDDAAVYAGRSAFPRFKG; this is encoded by the coding sequence ATGCTCGTGCCGTCCATCGACGTCGTCGTAGCCCGGGAAATCCTGGACTCCCGAGGCAACCCCACGGTCGAGGTCGAGGTCGGCCTCGACGACGGCAGCACGGGTCGTGCTGCAGTTCCGTCCGGAGCCTCCACCGGTGCGTTCGAGGCCATCGAGCTTCGCGACGGTGACCCCAACCGCTACCAGGGCAAGGGTGTCGAGAAGGCCGTCCTGGCCGTCATCGAGCAGATCGGTCCGGAGCTCGTCGGCTACGACGCCACCGAGCAGCGGCTGATCGACCAGGCCATGTTCGACCTGGACGCCACCGACAACAAGGGCTCGCTGGGCGCCAACGCCATCCTCGGCGTCTCGCTCGCCGTGGCGCACGCCGCGTCCGAGGCCAGCGACCTGCCTCTCTTCCGCTACCTCGGCGGTCCGAACGCGCACCTGCTGCCCGTTCCGATGATGAACATCCTCAACGGTGGGTCGCACGCCGACTCCAACGTCGACATCCAGGAGTTCATGATCGCGCCGATCGGCGCCGAGTCCTTCTCCGAGGCGCTCCGCTGGGGTGCCGAGGTCTACCACACCCTCAAGAAGGTCCTGAAGGGCAAGGGCCTGGCGACCGGTCTCGGTGACGAGGGCGGCTTCGCGCCGAACCTCGACTCGAACCGTGCCGCCCTCGACCTCATCATCGAGGCCATCAAGGAGGCCGGTTACGTCCCGGGCAAGGACATCGCGCTGGCGCTGGACGTCGCCGCGTCCGAGTTCTACAAGGACGGCCTGTACGAGTTCGAGGGCAAGTCCCGCTCGGCCGCCGAGATGACCGAGTACTACGAGGAGCTCGTCGCCGCGTACCCGCTGGTCTCCATCGAGGACCCGCTGTTCGAGGACGACTGGGCCGGCTGGAACGTTCTCACCGAGAAGCTGGGCAGCAAGATCCAGATCGTCGGCGACGACCTCTTCGTCACCAACCCCGAGCGCCTGGCGCGTGGCATCGAGGAGAACTCGGCCAACGCCCTGCTCGTCAAGGTCAACCAGATCGGTTCGCTGACGGAGACGCTGGACGCCGTCGAGCTGGCCCAGCGCAACGGCTTCAAGTGCATGATGTCGCACCGCTCCGGTGAGACCGAGGACGTCACCATCGCCGATCTTGCCGTCGCCACCAACTGCGGTCAGATCAAGACCGGTGCCCCGGCCCGGTCCGAGCGGGTCGCCAAGTACAACCAGCTGCTCCGCATCGAGGAGATCCTGGACGACGCCGCGGTGTACGCGGGCCGGTCGGCGTTCCCCCGCTTCAAGGGCTGA
- a CDS encoding FtsB family cell division protein yields MAGNRDRFSTATRLKALGEQTAARVYRSQSRRQARRPRLTGRAAILLMVLCTLVVALAYPMRQYVSQRNDIADQRRQAHEAKARVEELRDEKARLQDNAYVERLAREHLHYVRPGEENYTVVDPDARRQRSQDQGATDRPWYTNLWDGVDNADRTKKQ; encoded by the coding sequence ATGGCAGGGAACCGGGACCGGTTCTCCACCGCGACCAGGCTCAAGGCGCTGGGTGAACAGACAGCCGCCCGGGTCTACCGCTCCCAGTCCAGGCGACAGGCCCGCCGTCCCCGGCTCACCGGCCGGGCGGCGATACTGCTGATGGTGCTGTGCACGCTGGTCGTCGCGCTGGCCTATCCGATGCGGCAGTACGTCTCGCAGCGCAACGACATCGCGGATCAGCGCCGGCAGGCGCACGAGGCGAAGGCCCGCGTCGAGGAACTGCGGGACGAGAAGGCACGTCTGCAGGACAACGCATACGTGGAGCGGCTGGCCAGGGAGCATCTGCACTACGTGCGGCCGGGGGAGGAGAACTACACCGTCGTCGACCCCGACGCCCGCAGACAGCGGTCCCAGGACCAGGGCGCGACGGACCGGCCCTGGTACACCAACCTCTGGGACGGCGTGGACAACGCCGACCGCACCAAAAAGCAATAG
- a CDS encoding NAD(P)/FAD-dependent oxidoreductase, translated as MSTTERPRILVVGGGYVGLYAARRILKKMRYGEATVTVVDPRSYMTYQPFLPEAAAGSISPRHVVVPLRRVLPKAEILTGRVTTIDQDRKVATVAPLVGEAYELPFDYLIIALGAVSRTFPIPGLAEQGIGMKGVEEAIGLRNHVLEQLDKAASTTDEDVRRKALTFVFVGGGFAGAETIGEVEDMARDAAKYYSNVKREDMRFVLVDVADKILPEVGPKLGAYGKEHLESRGIEVYLKTGMDSCIDGHVVLNNGLEVDSNTLVWTAGVKPNPVLARYGLPLGPRGHVDTSEKLQVQGTDYIWAAGDNAQVPDMAAREAGVENAWCPPNAQHALRQAKVLGDNVISGMRGFPQGTYKHANKGAVAGLGLHKGVAMIVMGKMKIKLKGRLAWYMHRGYHGLAVPTWNRKIRVVADWTLAMFLKREVVSLGAMETPREEFYEAAKPAPVPAPAAVKPEGEKAKAS; from the coding sequence ATGAGCACCACGGAGCGTCCCAGGATCCTCGTAGTTGGAGGCGGGTACGTAGGCCTGTACGCAGCTCGACGCATTCTCAAGAAGATGCGCTACGGCGAGGCGACCGTCACGGTCGTCGACCCGCGCTCGTACATGACGTACCAGCCCTTCCTCCCCGAAGCTGCTGCCGGCAGCATCTCGCCTCGGCATGTCGTCGTCCCGTTGCGACGCGTGCTGCCCAAGGCTGAGATCCTCACCGGCCGAGTCACCACCATCGACCAGGACCGCAAGGTCGCCACGGTCGCGCCGCTCGTCGGCGAGGCCTATGAGCTGCCCTTCGACTACCTGATCATCGCGCTCGGCGCGGTCTCCCGTACCTTCCCGATCCCCGGTCTCGCCGAGCAGGGCATCGGCATGAAGGGTGTGGAGGAGGCCATCGGCCTTCGCAACCACGTCCTCGAGCAGCTCGACAAGGCTGCATCGACGACCGACGAGGATGTCCGCCGCAAGGCGCTGACCTTCGTCTTCGTCGGCGGTGGATTCGCCGGTGCGGAGACCATCGGTGAGGTCGAGGACATGGCCAGGGACGCTGCCAAGTACTACAGCAACGTCAAGCGCGAGGACATGCGCTTCGTGCTGGTCGACGTGGCCGACAAGATCCTTCCCGAGGTCGGGCCGAAGCTCGGCGCGTACGGCAAGGAGCACCTGGAGTCCCGCGGTATCGAGGTCTACCTCAAGACCGGCATGGACTCCTGCATCGACGGTCACGTCGTCCTGAACAACGGCCTCGAGGTCGACTCCAACACCCTGGTGTGGACCGCCGGTGTGAAGCCGAACCCGGTGCTGGCCCGCTACGGCCTGCCGCTCGGCCCCCGTGGTCACGTGGACACGTCCGAGAAGCTTCAGGTGCAGGGCACCGACTACATCTGGGCCGCGGGCGACAACGCCCAGGTGCCGGACATGGCTGCCCGCGAGGCAGGCGTGGAGAACGCCTGGTGCCCGCCGAACGCCCAGCACGCGCTGCGCCAGGCCAAGGTCCTCGGCGACAACGTCATCTCGGGCATGCGCGGCTTCCCGCAGGGCACCTACAAGCACGCCAACAAGGGTGCGGTGGCGGGCCTCGGCCTCCACAAGGGTGTCGCGATGATCGTCATGGGCAAGATGAAGATCAAGCTCAAGGGCCGTCTCGCCTGGTACATGCACCGTGGTTACCACGGTCTCGCGGTGCCGACCTGGAACCGCAAGATCCGTGTCGTCGCCGACTGGACCCTCGCGATGTTCCTCAAGCGTGAGGTGGTCTCGCTCGGCGCCATGGAGACTCCCCGCGAGGAGTTCTACGAGGCGGCCAAGCCGGCGCCCGTCCCGGCCCCGGCCGCGGTCAAGCCCGAGGGTGAGAAGGCCAAGGCCTCCTGA
- a CDS encoding DUF501 domain-containing protein yields METPPPQTDRTEPTDADIAAFRQQLGRPPRGLRAIAHRCPCGNPDVVETAPRLEDGTPFPTTYYLTCPRAASAIGTLEANGVMREMTERLGNDPELAAAYRAAHEDYIARRDAIEVLEGFPSAGGMPDRVKCLHVLVGHSLAAGPGVNPLGDEAIAMLPQWWAKGPCVSPCQDAAGPSGE; encoded by the coding sequence ATGGAAACGCCCCCTCCGCAGACCGACCGCACCGAGCCGACCGACGCGGACATCGCCGCGTTCCGGCAACAGCTGGGCCGCCCGCCGCGCGGCCTGCGCGCCATCGCGCACCGTTGCCCGTGCGGCAATCCCGACGTCGTCGAAACGGCGCCGCGCCTCGAGGACGGCACGCCGTTCCCGACGACGTACTACCTGACGTGCCCCCGCGCGGCGTCGGCGATCGGCACGCTGGAGGCGAACGGCGTGATGAGGGAGATGACCGAGCGCCTCGGCAACGACCCCGAACTGGCCGCCGCTTACCGCGCCGCCCATGAGGACTACATCGCGCGCCGCGATGCCATCGAGGTGCTGGAGGGGTTCCCGAGCGCCGGGGGGATGCCGGACCGGGTGAAGTGTCTGCACGTTCTGGTGGGTCATTCGCTGGCTGCCGGTCCCGGGGTGAACCCGCTGGGGGACGAGGCGATCGCGATGCTGCCGCAGTGGTGGGCGAAGGGCCCCTGTGTGTCGCCCTGTCAGGACGCGGCCGGCCCGTCCGGCGAGTGA
- a CDS encoding Ppx/GppA phosphatase family protein, whose translation MTRVAAVDCGTNSIRLLVADVDPATGELTDIDRRMTIVRLGQGVDRTGRIAPEALERTFAACKEFAGIIAEHGAERVRFVATSASRDAENRDEFVSGVVDILGVEPEVITGDQEAEFSFTGATRELAGQGGRYLVVDIGGGSTEFVVGDDRVGAARSVDIGCVRLTERHVRNDPPTLGEITAIRADITAALDLADETVPLAGDRTLVGLAGSVTTIAGIALGLGTYDSAAIHRSRITAERVGEIVGQLLRSTHDERAAIPVMHPGRVDVIIAGALVLYEIMKRTGAAEVVVSEHDILDGIAWHIALGDD comes from the coding sequence ATGACCCGCGTTGCCGCCGTCGACTGCGGTACCAACTCCATCCGGCTGCTGGTCGCGGACGTGGACCCGGCCACCGGTGAACTCACCGACATCGACCGGCGGATGACCATCGTCCGGCTCGGCCAGGGTGTGGACAGAACGGGGCGGATCGCCCCGGAAGCCCTGGAGCGGACCTTCGCCGCGTGCAAGGAGTTCGCCGGGATCATCGCGGAGCACGGCGCCGAACGCGTCCGCTTCGTCGCCACGTCCGCCTCCCGGGACGCCGAGAACCGCGACGAGTTCGTCAGCGGGGTGGTGGACATCCTCGGCGTCGAGCCGGAGGTGATCACCGGGGACCAGGAGGCCGAGTTCTCCTTCACCGGCGCCACCAGGGAGCTGGCGGGACAGGGCGGCCGGTATCTGGTCGTGGACATCGGTGGTGGGTCGACCGAGTTCGTCGTGGGGGACGACCGCGTGGGGGCGGCCCGTTCTGTGGACATCGGCTGCGTGCGGCTCACCGAGCGGCATGTGCGCAACGATCCGCCCACCCTCGGCGAGATCACCGCGATCCGCGCAGACATCACCGCCGCTCTCGACCTGGCCGACGAGACGGTCCCGCTGGCCGGGGACCGTACGCTCGTCGGGCTGGCCGGATCGGTCACCACCATCGCGGGCATCGCGCTGGGTCTCGGCACCTACGACTCCGCGGCGATCCACCGCTCACGGATCACGGCGGAACGGGTCGGTGAGATCGTGGGGCAGCTCCTCCGGTCGACCCACGATGAGCGCGCCGCGATCCCCGTGATGCATCCCGGGAGGGTCGATGTGATCATCGCGGGCGCGCTGGTCCTGTACGAGATCATGAAGCGCACCGGGGCCGCGGAGGTGGTCGTCAGCGAGCACGACATCCTCGACGGCATTGCCTGGCACATCGCACTCGGGGACGACTGA